AAATGTGCAAATTTTagcaagttttaataaaattacttttgattGCAATTATGTCTtaggtaatataataatgtaagggCCTTTcttttttatgcaatattttCGAGATACCATTTGGTGACAGTGCTACCAACTctgaaaataattagtttaaatttagtaaattgatgTAAAATCGTTTGCAATAAATGaggtttttgattaataattattatttttcttatatatatgattatttgaTGTTATTAGCGATAAATAAGATAAGTAATAACTACTACTTCAGAGACAAAATACAGTGACAGTATAATTGAGTCATGGCCGACTCACGACTGCAGCCTGTTGACAGGTGAGTGACATGTGATGTATAACAACCTGTACAATTGTACATACTAACAAGCAAACAAATTAGTAGGTATGTacgtacttaaaattaaaatctagttCTGAATCTGTTTATCTGAATAGTTTCTTACTTAACTTATGCCCAGTAGACGAACATTACGCGGCTATATGAgaaaaactataacaaaaagtaaagtaatacaGCCTTTAGGCCAGTTAATAGATCATAGAATCGATAGATTCTACGTTAcccataatattatgtttgtgcTAGTAgctagtaattaaaaattaatcaatatgtgtttaataaaatagcaCACCCAAAAATTACTTTcgtcaaaaatttttttttgaatttaggaTACTCTCGCGCTCTAGTCCCTTATGATGAGCCAGTAGTATATATTtcgttgctatatattattgatattaaaatatgtctatTAATGCGCCTGAGTCCAAGACCGATTCGTGTCCCGTGACGGCAAACGCTATGATTGGTGAAGCTCCCTTTTGCCGTCATGCACTCTATCTATCGCGCTCTACTCCCGTGAGTGTGTGACGAATTTAAGTACTATGTACTTCGTTGctatattctattataataataaaaaaatatatttattttaatatcgaaactttgcatttatttatttattgacgtcCTATTTTAATCCTTAACTCtggttttattgaattataaattcattcagTAGCCATCAATTTCAGAGTTTCCAAATTCAGTCCCGTGGACTTGCCATTTTActcatgattttattataaagactaTGTAAGTTGACAATTTCATTTCGTCAAAATTGTCAtcgaaataattcaatttcacaAACGAGGTTCACAATGTGACAACtagtcaatattaaattattgattaaaccTTGTTCGGCGCCTTTGACCTTTCAAGAACACAAAATCGTTGCTCCACCCAATACGATGGCGATGTAGATGAtgcgttttattaattattcatttatctaTGAATCACCGGATCACTCCAGTCTCCAACATTACTTACCAGTGTCTCCTTTATTGCTtaaaccaatttaaaattttgtacaggtttttttattctaatacgAAATGATAATatcatatgataatatattatacttaacttattattttgttcaagCGAATGGACCACAAAGTTTACTCCCAAGGTTAATGgcacattggctatgtaaggaatggttaaatatttcttacagcaccaatgtctatgggcagaggGGACCACTCACCACTAGGTGGCCCATTCGCCCTTCCGCCTACCTAAgctttaaaaaagaaaagtcaagtttataattataacaaagacacaataaattatataatttaaaaaatgtcgtCATGCaatcttttattaaatgttttaaaaagtattgtaCGGAGTTGAAAGAGCCATTACTAAAAAACACTTATATCGTATGAACATTACATTTGTATCGATGCCAATCGCAACCAATGTCATGTCACCTCCCATCGCATCGAAGCTTAAATCAGGCAGTGCCGCATGCATTAATTAGCACGTTATTGTCCAGCTGGGGCTTtttacaattacttttttaactaGCAATGTTAAAGTCCTGCGGGGCTGGAATTTTATGCGTCGGTTCAGTTCTGATGACAAAGCGTTACTGTGGTTGCGAAGACCTGATTCTACACCTAGATTGTTTCCTGGTAATGAAACTCTTCAactttaactaataataaactaatatacttCGTATGTGACattgtattattatcattataaagtGTAGccttatttaactaataattcaatactaataataataagatagaCTCTATTTCACGAAGGCGCACTTCACTTTCTTTCGCGAAGTGAAAGCGCGGGGTACGAGTAGCTCAACACAAGAATTCCTCTCAACgtcgtataataattatgattttaagtaattttaagtcATCGGATAAGTTACATGATCATAGTTTCACTTTCACCTTAAACCAATCGAAAATATATATGGgtgtagcaaaaaaaaaatacgttgtcACACATAATGTTGATCAACATTGTATTTCAACCACTACCATTTTAAAGAAAGcttcttttcaaataaagtgACGGTTGAGCCAGTTAACGCTGTACACGTATATACTTATGTAAACGAGTACGTTGAAAAATTAGAAGAGGAGTAATTGTAACAATTTGATTTAGTTGAATAATGGGGGAATCAAATTATTCTGATAAAAGcaccttttttttgtttaacgaggaggaaatgtaTTTatgcatgccgcccggtcgggggaccgggacgggtatgtgggacccAACTGGGatctaatgccccgtgccagggcacgctaatGCTAATGCCCTGTTCTACCCattaaaaccatcctcgggtttccaccatgccacCGAGTGGtaaggccacgggatcgccaagggcatgaaccgcgaccccaccagtgGCAGctgccgtaaggcggctgaatattcatggaaagcgtgcctagtgcgcgccttccccctcatgcTCCACGTGGGAAGGAATATATAGCAGTCAAGTTTATTTTCTAATGTGTTCCGTATTTTTAAACACTTAGAATGCTTGGATACCTTTGGCGAGATGACTGTAACCATATTTATGACGGTTTGACTGAAACGATCTATATGACATTTTACACGTTACTCGACCTTTTGAGCGAGTATTTGTGTTTGTACCGATATTATTGACTTTTTGGTTGCGTTGCGTTTGGTTTATTTGAATACCCTGAGCGTCTCTAATTATATGACGCTGACTGTACAATGactatcactgattctatctaagtgatcaatgttactgtgaatttgtataacattgttgtaaatatattatgacgcaattgtgagtattcctactttattaaaaacatcccgatgGGAGTCTCTAGctctaagattataaatatatgtaagccTTACATTCGAacttttttcaatgtttttatggtatttgttagaaaaatatttctgtcGTTTTTATAAgagcatttgaaaataaaaaacctaaataATAGATTACACACATGTATATATTACtactataaaatacattttcttacCCGTTTTATCAGTTGTAATAAATGGACCTTAGGTTCGGTAGCAAGATAATTTTTAGGTGAAATTGGCATAAACACGCGATGAGGCGATTGGTGCTTAAACCACGACCATTTGGTTGGATATAGTGCCGTATCGACCGCTACTTCGAACCCCTTGTTGCCCGGACCGAGAAGGCAGTAGGTGCCATGCACAAAATGAAGGTCGTCGGAGTGCCCTTTTCGTTTCAGACTGCCCGTCCATCGCTGCAAAATTAAGCTCCAGAGAGCTCCCAGCGGAAAGTGGCCATCTGCATACTACCTACATCAAAACTTATGGTACCTTGAGGCAACAATTCTAGGGTGGTTTCTGAGCTTAGCCATTCTGGCGAATCCGGACGCGAAATTCCATGGCCAGACCTACTTCCTCCATCAGAATGTTGAAGTTAGAACCTTCCAATACTCAGACCGCTTTGCCTGACGTAGACTGTCTCAGCCGGAAACGTGAAGCAGAGTGCACAAACGCGTCGTCACAAATTTATACGGATGAAGATAAGGCATacttttaatactaatttatttaaactacataTTACTAGTGGTTATTTATTGAGTCCAAAGGTCAATCATTCAATccattaagtaattaaataacataaaactgtCTTTAgttttgtacatttatataacatgaACATAGCATAGGGATATTGTTATTACTGGCTAATATTCCTAACAGCAGATATATGACAATATATGTTAAcgtttttgagaaaaaaaatcataaacaacACATCTTCACCcatatgttcttattttaacattatattaaatgggTACCCAATACCCATGCAGTTTGCACGCGCTCTTCGAAGTCTGTTACATCCTCGTTCAAAGGGACGGTTGTCATTTCGCGAAAGCGAAATCAACAAACGAAATGAATTGTGTTGCTGCACTAAATACGTATTGCATATCGATAAACTATAAAAGTGAAATCGTACAGAACAACAGGTATCAATTGCAATGTAaagaataaattcaataaaaggcTTAAATTGAAGACagaattttaataagatatattaacgtcaatcataaatattatttattgaaatatttcaacaaaataattacaataggTTGTTATAATTACCCCAagcttattttaagtaattaactaGATTATTCATTGcaacaattaaacatataagGCATAAAGAACGAATAAATAATGCATCATATGCGTAATGTTTTTTAGTTTACTAAATCTAGGATATTTATAATcctagatattttttatgatgtcactattaaaataagtgttttttatcgttttaatcttatttctaagactaggaaaataaataactagacTAACCATAGACAAATAGagttgtaaaaatgtatatccTAAGATGTTTTAATTCAGACGGTAGCAATGGTTGGCatgtaataaaactaacaatttaagtactatattttttccatttttaaattcaaatttacgcATGAggctattattattgaataaaaaatttgtgatataaatgtatataaattcagatttactttttaaatattatgctttCGGCTATAACGACAAACGTTAATTTACTACCtaagtataataattgttttaaaaaatgtagaatatttattttattataaatggggTAACGGGGTTCAGTAAATCGCATATCGgcatataattatttcactagTATGTGATCGTAgaacgaatatttattataaatcgatGTTTTACACTGCACATCAATGTTCAAGGCAGATTCGCAGAGATGTACTggatttaagaattttttaaataagaaattttcaaatttgacaTTAATTCGCATCGACAATAATCAAAaggtaacgaaaaaaaaacggtaatttattgaatttaacttATCAACTTTCGACCCATCATTTTATGGGCttacaaaaaaacttaataaaaatacagtatataatttgtatttatataaggatTTTCATTGATTTGATGACGTAGAGATTTTGTTGTCACTATCCCGTCATCGTTGGTTTTTAAAACCGCTTAAATCTAAATTACACGAAActctaaataaaacaatgtttaataaataatgtatagacatgattatatttaacttgtaaCGTAGCCAGGCTAAGcaaaatattgaatacattatttattaatgattactcGATTATTATAGTGCAAAGATAAACCTGTCTATGACAATTCATTTAGATATACAGACGTTAGTTATAGTATACACACAATAATAGCATACgatacaaacattatttaaagaaatctaGCATTTaactaagtataaaataatttgttgactatctaaaatactttatactaggtaatttacttaaaattaaccaaattttttatttactaataatacagaatttgttttaaaatagcaTCAATTCGTACGGtgatttatttacgtttatatatttttaagtccaAGTGTAACCAACAtgactaatatattatattttatttatcacttcAGGTGTAAACTACGCAATTCGATTTGCTTAAATAACTAAccacaaaataattacaaatctactatatatatgacatatcgCATTTATATCTCTCACTATCgattacacatttaaattaagaataacaaTTACAAGAGATATtctggaattttatttttatgtataaatcagattcataaacaaaaatatcaaatattatattgaaaatgcaACCGTATCAGAATGAAATCGGTCGAAGCTAACTTTTAAAAAGATGATATAatccaaacaaaaataaatattgaaatcgtTCGAAACGTGTTCATCATACTAataataggtaagttttatcaaaatgttattaaaaacccTACTCCGGAGAGAATAACTGaatgaatttaaacaaaacaaaatataaggaacgagagaaaacataaaatactggAACAATACCGGATTACcttaaaataaatcgtatcaTCAAATCggtgtttaaaatttttcaaatattatttttataatgtaaaaatgattaaaataaccTTTTCATCATCGGTCTATTTGTCTCCCATCTGTTAGAATGAATAAACGTTTGATGTTTTCACTTATGTACTCACTTATCATGTAGTTTCAGAGTAAcagaataaatttttttttccctATATAATTGGAAATCGAAAGACGAACTAGATTTTTATGAACAATTAGACTGGAATATGTTTAGACAACATCAAGAGAAAAGTATTATAGACTAGTAATTCAGCcctgtatacatttttttatataatttagaagtCATTCCGGAGATGATAATGCCTTTCCTCCATATTAttcttcagttttattttattggattatCTACCaatttgatatttgttaaaGCAATCGTATTGTGATTTAAGACATTTAACAGAGTTTATGCGTAATGATGCAAGAATATCACCAGAATTTCAGTAACACACTCTCAGAATCAGTATCAGAAATCgattttctttattgaatagAAGATAGCAAGCTAGAACTTGACGAACAATTATTGAATCGATTTTATATCGAGTCTGTTCAGACGCAAAAATTATCTTCCAATTTTGCAATTGATCGACTGTGACTGATTATACAATCTACTCGTGtgtatattttgacaaatttacttttattggcTCAAATGTCTCATAAAAAAATGAGTTATATATACCTTCTTACGTTAACTTTAAACGGGAATAAAGATACACAGATATTACTCAATTTTTGGTCTATAAATATTGCTAACTAGCCACTTTTAAGACggaaaaatatcaattacttaGCAACATGTTGTTAACACTAAagtgaaaattatattcatatctttaacaactttaaatatttgactATATTTTCTCAGAACAGTATTTCTGTAAGATtcacttttattaaaagtttgttaaagtgtaagattatttgtaaaatacataacaataaaataatcacgtaatataacataaaaaaaaaatttaaaataggacACAAAAATGCTGAATTAGCCGAATCCTTTCTATCGTGGTAACTGTTTAGTCACTTTCATTCTGACTAAGCTCGCCACGTAACCATTTAAAGTTAACTTTTCATTTCCTACTTATGCCGACTTATCCTTTCCAAGTTATCACACGGTTTCCCCACAAACCAACAATCCCATTTACATCACGTCCCAGTAACAAAGTTACTTAACCTCCTACAATCGACTTTGTAATTACAACAGCCAAAGTAATTATACACatcaaaagttaaataaataatatatttagtgctGTCCGTAACACCGGGAATAGAGggacatatataataacaaaagaaaaataaaaaaaatacataatttattataatcacaGATGTGTCCGCATACCGTCACGGAACAAAATCAAACCAATTATATCAATGCAACCCACGAGACATTTCACATTACAACACCAGGCTACATGCGGAGGACGTCAAcagaatcattaatttaaatggaattataaattcacaataaaataaataatacacttaACGTTTACGAGAGCTATGTACAATCAAATGCAAAATTTGCTACATATGCTTAGAGAAGAATGTGATGTGTTTGAGCTCGAGCGAGTCGAACGGAGTGGAGGAATGGTCCGGAAGGTTCCGGGCGGGGTCGCGGGGTCGCAGGATCACGTCATGTTGACGCCGAGCGAGCGGCTGGCGTACTCGTACACCACGTACGAGATGGACACGGCCGGAATGACCTTGATGAAGTTAGGAGTGATGCCACGATACAGGCCCCGTAGTCCCTCTCGCTGGACGATCTCACGGAAGGCACCACGCATACTACCCTCTGCGCCCTTTGCGGCTTTTTCTGTAACACAAGagagttaatattaaataagggtGTTCATGTTGTGTCTCCACACATCTGTATCATTAGATAATTTCAAAGAGTGAACAATATACTTCAAACAAATTTAGATATCGAACATAGAACTAAGTAACTCcttcaatatgtatgtatatttaattaaattgattataattggTTAAAAGTGAAAACCATCGTACCTTGGGCTTGCAACCTAGTACGCACAAGAGCAAGAGGATATGAGCACACTTGTCCCAGGGTGCAGGACGCACTCCCGCAGGCTAGGAGCAGCAGCATGCCGGGCTGCTCGTTGTGAGCTTggtatttgtttatatacttCTTTTTTAGCGTTTCGTACACCGCAAGATCGATGCCAGCATAAGGCACTATCCCCAGGATGTTTGGAATGTATCCTTTGTAGAAACACTTCAGTCCCTCTCTCGCATATATCTTTTTCGCCGCATCCAAAATGCCGTTATATTGGCCAGTTTTCCTTAAAGCTAATCTTGTCTTTAGCACCTCTAGTGGGTAAATCACAGTTTGACTAATCGCTCCCGCCGTGGCTCCGGCAACGAATCGTTCGTATATCTCCAGCGGATGATTATTTTTCTCGCCTTTAATCAGACGCTTTACTTGCTCGTACGCAGCGAACTTTAGGGCCGACTCCGGcgctatttttataacattaattccATTACCTCGCCACAGGCCCGTGAAACCTCCTTCATTTATCATTTTAGCTAAacattttgtcatattttctcTAGTTGGATTTACCTGAAACGTAAAAAATTGGAATATTAGTCATACTTCAAATTAAgtgtagaaaaaaattatgaattctatttttaaaacgcaCCTGCAAAAATACTTTAAGTCTATCGAGAGGAGCTGTGCAGGTCCGACTAACAGCGCCAGCAATACCACCGGCTAGCAAGTGCCGCCACCACTTTCCTGTTTGCAATTCTGTCGGAGTGAAGTCATCAGGCACGTTCATATCCTCACCGATGTCCAGATACTGAAAACA
This genomic window from Vanessa atalanta chromosome Z, ilVanAtal1.2, whole genome shotgun sequence contains:
- the LOC125076172 gene encoding calcium-binding mitochondrial carrier protein SCaMC-2 isoform X3, producing MIDEYSDIVEWILKYLDIGEDMNVPDDFTPTELQTGKWWRHLLAGGIAGAVSRTCTAPLDRLKVFLQVNPTRENMTKCLAKMINEGGFTGLWRGNGINVIKIAPESALKFAAYEQVKRLIKGEKNNHPLEIYERFVAGATAGAISQTVIYPLEVLKTRLALRKTGQYNGILDAAKKIYAREGLKCFYKGYIPNILGIVPYAGIDLAVYETLKKKYINKYQAHNEQPGMLLLLACGSASCTLGQVCSYPLALVRTRLQAQEKAAKGAEGSMRGAFREIVQREGLRGLYRGITPNFIKVIPAVSISYVVYEYASRSLGVNMT
- the LOC125076172 gene encoding calcium-binding mitochondrial carrier protein SCaMC-2 isoform X2, with the translated sequence MSLELEEVTGPTGDVFEDFLIVFRRCLAKYLDIGEDMNVPDDFTPTELQTGKWWRHLLAGGIAGAVSRTCTAPLDRLKVFLQVNPTRENMTKCLAKMINEGGFTGLWRGNGINVIKIAPESALKFAAYEQVKRLIKGEKNNHPLEIYERFVAGATAGAISQTVIYPLEVLKTRLALRKTGQYNGILDAAKKIYAREGLKCFYKGYIPNILGIVPYAGIDLAVYETLKKKYINKYQAHNEQPGMLLLLACGSASCTLGQVCSYPLALVRTRLQAQEKAAKGAEGSMRGAFREIVQREGLRGLYRGITPNFIKVIPAVSISYVVYEYASRSLGVNMT
- the LOC125076172 gene encoding calcium-binding mitochondrial carrier protein SCaMC-2 isoform X1, translating into MVQCHPPLEIEELPKEDEERLEKLFSKLDNDGNGKIDIHDLSVALKELAPHINRSYAEKFLAKTGKDPGDVTLSEFIHYVREHEKNLRLQFSHLDKNKDGKVDLEELISAFADLGIAIGRNEATNLLKRMDQDGSLNISYDEWRDYLLLAPATDIHALIHFWRHSTYLDIGEDMNVPDDFTPTELQTGKWWRHLLAGGIAGAVSRTCTAPLDRLKVFLQVNPTRENMTKCLAKMINEGGFTGLWRGNGINVIKIAPESALKFAAYEQVKRLIKGEKNNHPLEIYERFVAGATAGAISQTVIYPLEVLKTRLALRKTGQYNGILDAAKKIYAREGLKCFYKGYIPNILGIVPYAGIDLAVYETLKKKYINKYQAHNEQPGMLLLLACGSASCTLGQVCSYPLALVRTRLQAQEKAAKGAEGSMRGAFREIVQREGLRGLYRGITPNFIKVIPAVSISYVVYEYASRSLGVNMT